One window of Dermacentor andersoni chromosome 7, qqDerAnde1_hic_scaffold, whole genome shotgun sequence genomic DNA carries:
- the LOC126534874 gene encoding neprilysin-1-like — MPPPPAHLSPRGHGGSLDRGWKSPAISNPIGAFFSLTKCSSSGTSMQVARRRTISTKGQHVEANEKAQAKTMHRGKVIMLVVVPALALLIAAVGAFIYMITLEKPGKRVDTCRSDDCAAFGQELSAAVNWSVDPCQDFHAFVCGGWSDPKRRETTESRMVAAALDLAIGEAKADLTYRSKATQFFESCTMAGKWAQENLKEFADLRHSLGLPWPEHKPSGATHPLDIMVNLALNWEMNFLFDLGTVTVRNSTALLVSRGRLDAVWEEKFRSVRTVKAYEDYVNGYYKVLNTNGAQSGVGAADLLDIETAFVNAKLEFLYDTPRQEWFEVAALDYKTPSVPMGSWLALLRKHDWQFVWTGGDTAIVEDCKILERIDRLLKDMNHDKLIIGLSWLFIQTHLWAVNGDPSLRFGGIYKNLTQMKERGCMEYVESRLGLLGWATTLTERFGTKENRLHIASFLQRINGQTKNLVNKLSWMDHDSKQMIFSKLDKMTRTILPADSFFDAKKRDRLYAIFPEMRGKTFMTNLVKTSEIYRALRNHKYFEDVYSVRMFPRFGRERYLYMPDLMMVALLNLSPPMYYKEATLAMKYGGLGSFAARQMARTFDEIGVKVDDLGKHRLWLGAETAATHEIKANCKVHFGSDSSLWRPMRALPVMPGLEIAYEGFSAAVAVDFRALDDFKVLHLEAFTDFQIFFLAHCYAVCAKRPQTMGDDCNVPAKNSPVFAEVFHCPANAPMNPPEKCTFFY, encoded by the coding sequence CACGTCGAAGCGAATGAGAAAGCTCAAGCAAAGACCATGCACCGCGGCAAGGTGATCATGCTGGTGGTCGTCCCAGCGCTGGCCCTCTTGATAGCCGCGGTCGGGGCTTTCATCTACATGATCACCCTGGAAAAGCCCGGAAAGCGCGTGGACACGTGCAGGAGCGATGACTGCGCTGCCTTTGGCCAAGAGCTAAGCGCGGCCGTCAACTGGTCGGTCGACCCGTGCCAAGACTTCCACGCGTTCGTGTGCGGCGGATGGAGCGACCCCAAGCGACGAGAGACGACCGAGTCGCGTATGGTGGCTGCCGCCTTGGATCTGGCGATCGGGGAAGCTAAAGCCGACCTGACGTATCGCAGCAAGGCGACGCAGTTCTTCGAGAGTTGCACCATGGCCGGTAAGTGGGCTCAAGAGAACCTGAAAGAATTCGCGGATCTCCGGCACTCCTTGGGCCTGCCCTGGCCCGAGCATAAGCCCAGCGGCGCAACGCACCCGCTCGACATCATGGTGAACCTGGCGCTGAACTGGGAAATGAACTTCCTTTTCGACCTCGGCACCGTTACCGTAAGGAATTCTACCGCGCTGCTCGTCTCCCGCGGTCGCCTGGATGCCGTGTGGGAGGAGAAGTTCCGCAGTGTCAGGACGGTCAAAGCGTACGAGGATTACGTGAACGGTTACTACAAAGTCCTCAACACCAACGGTGCGCAATCTGGCGTGGGAGCAGCTGACCTCCTCGACATCGAGACGGCCTTTGTCAACGCGAAGCTCGAGTTCCTATACGACACTCCTCGGCAAGAATGGTTCGAAGTCGCCGCCCTGGACTACAAGACGCCGTCTGTTCCGATGGGCTCGTGGCTCGCTCTTCTGAGGAAGCACGACTGGCAGTTCGTATGGACCGGCGGGGACACCGCGATTGTCGAGGATTGCAAAATATTGGAGAGGATCGACAGGCTGCTGAAGGACATGAACCACGACAAGCTGATCATCGGGCTCTCGTGGTTGTTCATTCAGACGCACCTCTGGGCTGTTAATGGGGATCCTTCACTAAGATTCGGTGGCATCTACAAGAACCTCACACAGATGAAGGAGCGCGGCTGCATGGAATACGTCGAATCTCGTCTAGGGCTGCTCGGCTGGGCGACGACGCTAACAGAGCGCTTCGGCACGAAGGAGAACCGACTGCACATCGCCAGTTTCCTGCAGCGAATCAACGGGCAAACGAAGAACCTAGTAAACAAGCTCAGCTGGATGGACCACGATAGCAAACAGATGATCTTCTCGAAGCTGGACAAGATGACCCGCACCATACTGCCAGCGGACAGCTTCTTTGACGCTAAGAAACGCGATAGGCTGTACGCCATCTTTCCTGAAATGCGCGGCAAGACCTTCATGACGAATCTAGTCAAGACGTCCGAGATCTACCGGGCGCTACGCAACCACAAATACTTCGAGGACGTGTACAGCGTTCGCATGTTTCCCCGGTTTGGTCGCGAGCGTTACCTCTACATGCCAGACTTGATGATGGTCGCGTTACTGAACCTGAGCCCGCCGATGTACTACAAGGAGGCGACGCTGGCGATGAAATACGGTGGCCTAGGCTCCTTCGCGGCTCGACAGATGGCGAGGACATTCGACGAAATCGGCGTAAAGGTGGACGACTTAGGCAAGCACCGACTGTGGCTCGGAGCAGAGACGGCAGCAACGCACGAGATTAAGGCCAACTGCAAAGTCCACTTCGGCTCGGACAGCTCGCTGTGGCGCCCGATGCGCGCGCTGCCCGTCATGCCCGGGCTGGAGATTGCTTACGAGGGCTTCTCGGCGGCCGTGGCAGTTGACTTTCGAGCTCTGGACGACTTCAAGGTGCTTCATCTGGAAGCGTTCACAGACTTCCAGATCTTTTTCCTGGCGCACTGTTACGCAGTGTGCGCAAAGCGGCCGCAAACCATGGGCGATGACTGCAACGTTCCGGCCAAGAACTCGCCCGTTTTCGCAGAAGTGTTCCATTGTCCCGCGAACGCGCCCATGAATCCGCCAGAGAAATGCACTTTTTTTTACTAG